In Brassica rapa cultivar Chiifu-401-42 chromosome A06, CAAS_Brap_v3.01, whole genome shotgun sequence, a single window of DNA contains:
- the LOC103873004 gene encoding NAD kinase 2, chloroplastic, giving the protein MLLCFCACHTPHFLMSRLSPATGISPRLHCSVDRTSDGRFRFGFRRNEVPFKRRLRFVIKAELSEAFSPDLGLDSQAVKSRDTSNLPWIGPVPGDIAEVEAYCRIFRSAERLHGALMETLCNPVTGECRVPYDFSPEEKPLLEDKIVSVLGCILSLLNKGRKEILSGRSSSMSSFSLDDVGVAEDTLPPLAVFRGEMKRCCESLHIALENYLTPDDERSGIVWRKLQKLKNVCYDAGFPRSDSYPCQTLFANWDPIYSSNMKEDTDSYESEIAFWRGGQVTEEGLKWLLEKGFKTIVDLRAENVKDTFYQAALDDAISAGKITLVKIPIEVRMAPLAQQVELFASVVSDTSKRPIYVHSKEGVWRTSAMVSRWKQYITRPVTKGIPVSEESLRQEVSETKVGLNVVVSGKGGPAQQTDNVSEINEIDSSSASNQSKESGSNERDTPEFNMVSDPLKAQVPTGNIFSRKEMSKFLRNKGIAPAGYLSNQSKKLGIVPSPQVSYTEVTNGYQITDTVRELAETGNSNGTFLPASSQSSDFGNGKLSNGNVNVSDNINTSISGNQGNGLSAEPTVVPPSDNVNRIVKRNNNAYSSDSSDDEAGAIEGNMCASSTGVVRVQSRKKAEMFLVRTDGISCTREKVTESSLAFTHPSTQQQMLLWKTTPKTVLLLKKLGLELMEEAKEAASFLYHQEKMTVLVEPEVHDVFARIPGFGFVQTFYIQDTSDLHERVDFVACLGGDGVILHASNLFKGAVPPVVSFNLGSLGFLTSHPFEDFRQDLKRVIHGNNTLDGVYITLRMRLRCEIYRKGKAMPGKVFDVLNEIVVDRGSNPYLSKIECYEHDRLITKVQGDGVIVATPTGSTAYSTAAGGSMVHPNVPCMLFTPICPHSLSFRPVILPDSAKLELKIPDDARSNAWVSFDGKRRQQLSRGDSVRIYMSQHPLPTVNKSDQTGDWFRSLIRCLNWNERLDQKAL; this is encoded by the exons ATGCTCCTATGCTTCTGCGCTTGCCACACACCTCACTTCCTCATGAGTCGGTTATCTCCGGCCACCGGAATCTCTCCCCGCCTCCACTGCTCCGTTGATCGGACCTCCGATGGACGATTCAGATTCGGATTCCGGAGAAACGAGGTTCCGTTTAAACGCCGCTTGAGATTCGTAATCAAGGCGGAGCTCTCTGAGGCCTTTTCTCCGGATTTAGGTTTGGATTCTCAG GCTGTGAAATCTCGCGATACCTCAAACTTGCCTTGGATCGGTCCAGTTCCAGGGGACATTGCTGAGGTTGAAGCATACTGCAGAATCTTTAGATCAGCTGAGCGACTCCATGGAGCTTTGATGGAGACGCTATGCAACCCTGTTACTGGTGAATGTCGAGTTCCGTATGATTTCTCGCCTGAGGAGAAGCCGTTGTTGGAGGACAAGATAGTATCGGTGCTTGGCTGTATATTATCTCTTTTGAACAAAGGGAGGAAAGAGATTCTCTCTGGGAGGTCATCTTCTATGAGTTCGTTTAGTTTGGATGACGTTGGGGTTGCGGAGGATACACTTCCACCGCTTGCTGTTTTCAGAGGTGAAATGAAACGGTGTTGCGAAAGCTTACACATTGCTCTCGAGAATTATCTGACGCCTGATGATGAAAGAAGTGGGATTGTGTGGAGGAAGTTACAGAAGCTTAAGAATGTCTGCTACGACGCAGGTTTTCCACGCAGTGATAGTTACCCTTGCCAGACGCTATTCGCGAATTGGGACCCTATTTACTCGTCAAATATGAAAGAGGACACTGACTCCTACGAGTCTGAGATTGCTTTTTGGCGGGGAGGACAAGTAACCGAGGAAGGATTGAAGTGGTTACTTGAAAAAGGGTTTAAAACGATTGTTGACCTGAGAGCTGAAAACGTGAAGGATACATTCTATCAGGCGGCACTTGATGATGCAATCTCCGCTGGGAAAATTACATTGGTGAAAATTCCAATTGAAGTCAGGATGGCTCCTTTAGCTCAGCAGGTCGAGCTGTTTGCTTCCGTTGTATCAGACACCAGCAAAAGGCCGATATATGTTCACAGTAAAGAAGGTGTTTGGAGAACTTCTGCGATGGTTTCCAGGTGGAAGCAGTACATTACACGTCCGGTGACGAAAGGAATTCCAGTTTCAGAAGAGTCGCTGCGTCAGGAGGTTTCTGAAACTAAGGTTGGATTGAATGTTGTAGTATCTGGTAAGGGTGGGCCTGCTCAGCAGACTGATAATGTCTCTGAAATCAATGAGATTGATAGTAGCTCTGCTTCAAATCAGAGCAAAGAATCTGGAAGCAATGAGCGTGATACACCTGAATTTAATATGGTGAGTGATCCTCTTAAAGCTCAAGTTCCAACGGGGAATATCTTTTCAAGAAAAGAAATGTCTAAATTCCTGAGGAACAAAGGTATTGCTCCCGCTGGTTATCTTAGCAATCAGTCCAAAAAACTGGGAATAGTGCCAAGTCCGCAAGTTTCATATACTGAAGTGACAAACGGATATCAGATCACTGATACTGTAAGAGAACTTGCGGAGACAGGAAACTCCAATGGGACTTTTCTACCTGCAAGCTCTCAAAGTTCAGATTTTGGCAATGGGAAGCTTTCAAATGGAAATGTGAATGTTTCTGATAACATCAATACAAGTATATCGGGTAACCAGGGAAATGGCCTCTCTGCAGAGCCTACTGTGGTGCCTCCAAGTGATAACGTAAATCGCATTGTGAAAAGAAACAATAATGCTTATTCGTCGGATTCCAGTGATGATGAGGCTGGAGCTATTGAGGGAAATATGTGCGCTTCATCCACTGGTGTGGTAAGGGTGCAGTCGAGAAAGAAAGCAGAGATGTTCCTAGTTCGAACTGATGGAATCTCTTGTACAAGGGAAAAGGTTACAGAATCTTCGCTAGCCTTCACACATCCGAGTACTCAACAACAAATGCTTCTTTGGAAAACTACCCCAAAAACTGTCTTACTGCTGAAGAAGCTTGGGCTAGAACTCATGGAGGAAGCTAAAGAG GCTGCATCTTTCTTGTATCACCAAGAGAAGATGACTGTTCTGGTTGAACCTGAGGTGCATGATGTATTTGCCAGGATTCCAGGGTTTGGCTTTGTCCAGACCTTTTACATTCAGGACACAAG CGATCTCCATGAAAGGGTTGATTTTGTGGCATGCTTAGGAGGGGATGGGGTGATATTACATGCATCAAACTTGTTCAAAGGAGCTGTCCCTCCCGTTGTATCATTTAACCTGGGGTCCCTTGGATTTCTCACTTCACATCCA TTTGAGGATTTCAGGCAAGACCTCAAACGGGTAATTCATGGGAACAACACGCTAGATGGGGTGTATATAACTCTTCGAATGCGCCTTCGTTGTGAAATCTATCGTAAAGGCAAAGCAATGCCTGGTAAAGTGTTTGATGTTCTGAACGAGATTGTTGTTGATCGAGGATCCAACCCATACCTTTCTAAGATTGAATGTTATGAACACGACCGTCTTATCACCAAG GTACAAGGTGATGGAGTTATAGTAGCGACTCCCACAGGAAGTACTGCTTATTCTACAGCAGCTGGAGGTTCCATG GTGCATCCAAACGTCCCTTGCATGTTGTTTACTCCGATCTGCCCACATTCCCTCTCGTTCAGACCAGTCATTCTTCCAGATTCTGCAAAGCTTGAACTGAAG ATTCCAGATGATGCCCGAAGCAATGCATGGGTTTCGTTTGATGGAAAGAGAAGGCAACAACTTTCAAGGGGAGATTCGGTGAGAATATACATGAGCCAACATCCACTCCCGACAGTCAACAAGTCTGATCAGACCGGTGATTGGTTTAGAAGCTTGATCCGTTGCTTAAACTGGAACGAGCGCCTTGATCAAAAGGCTCTTTGA
- the LOC103873003 gene encoding uncharacterized protein LOC103873003 produces MEPPECPVCLQSYDGESTLPRVLSCGHTACEECLTNIPKKFPDTIRCPACTVLVKFPPQGPSALPKNIDLLRLFPSSSNPTPDSTRNSKNSSFEFVTRSWPDEFHAAWKDRVLLLDVSVEREGSTESASSSRLCGCLNKGDGDGDGDSKVSLLRVGSFQRRDDGCDSVFEFSYLLRMISCLWGMEEGERDELDVIMRVEERGVSKVFGLWGDLKSGVLYLVGQKLTDFSLEEFEDISEDDASCLAVIGMQLCEALLSLHKDGIFVGCLSVSCVKFDEFGNAFVDLIELLETGRNVYGLISEETSSCSKPVGALEMGLVLKRLVENGIFVSFEVLFELLKKQNLLITQASSECMVACSSDVLPVCVLLLMLLGGKQFSEELIESVSGVDAKECEEKSEDLLVLYTGLMEKLSYILESKLSGKFKSMVGILRQCCCLDPQTRPVLTDLWKCNRELIMNHRLSSMFALEKKKPRKRKEFCLVLGELCRLVVVGSKELEEDLPGMESGDGAEEGKLDKDFVGRLSEGKIKSKDLRGHQDSVTGLAVGGGFLFSSSLDKNIHVWSLKDFSHVHTFKGHQDKVTALIYIKGVETVCVSGDGGGGIFVWSTSFPLEEQPLRKWYEPKDWRYSGIHALAYSEDGYVYSGSGDNTIKAWSLQDGKLVCTMTGHKSVVSTLVVLNGVLYSGSWDGTVRLWSLSDHSFLTVLGEETQGIVKSILSLAADEGTLVAAYQNGDIQIWRDDTSMKSMQIQSSAILSVALNGKWLFTGGWDRTVNIQELSGDEISLECTHVGSIPGSSVVTSLLYWEGKLFAGFADKIIKVYYSGR; encoded by the exons ATGGAGCCACCGGAGTGTCCGGTGTGTCTACAATCATACGACGGCGAATCCACACTTCCGCGCGTGCTCTCCTGCGGCCACACGGCGTGCGAAGAATGTCTGACGAACATCCCCAAGAAGTTTCCGGACACAATCCGATGTCCAGCGTGCACCGTTCTCGTCAAGTTCCCACCTCAGGGCCCATCGGCTCTCCCCAAAAACATCGATCTCCTCAGATTGTTCCCTTCGAGCTCAAACCCTACGCCTGACTCCACCCGGAACTCGAAAAACTCCTCCTTTGAATTCGTCACTCGATCATGGCCCGACGAGTTCCACGCCGCTTGGAAAGATCGGGTTTTGCTTCTCGACGTCTCCGTGGAGAGAGAAGGTAGTACTGAATCTGCTTCGTCTTCGCGTTTGTGTGGATGTCTGAACAAgggtgatggtgatggtgatggtgattCAAAGGTTAGTCTTTTACGGGTTGGTTCGTTCCAGCGTCGTGATGATGGGTGTGATTCTGTTTTCGAGTTTAGTTATCTCCTGAGGATGATTAGTTGTCTGTGGGGGATGGAAGAGGGGGAAAGAGACGAGCTTGATGTGATAATGCGTGTTGAAGAGAGAGGTGTCTCTAAAGTTTTTGGCTTGTGGGGTGATTTGAAGAGTGGGGTTTTGTATTTAGTTGGTCAGAAGCTTACTGATTTCTCCTTGGAGGAGTTTGAGGATATCAGTGAAGATGATGCGTCGTGTTTAGCAGTGATTGGTATGCAGTTATGTGAGGCACTTCTCAGTTTGCATAAGGATGGGATATTTGTAGGGTGTTTGAGCGTTTCTTGTGTGAAGTTTGACGAGTTTGGGAATGCTTTTGTTGATTTGATTGAGTTGCTGGAAACTGGAAGGAACGTGTATGGACTTATATCTGAAGAAACTAGCTCTTGCAGCAAACCAGTTGGTGCTTTGGAAATGGGATTGGTTTTGAAGAGATTAGTGGAGAATGGTATTTTCGTTAGCTTCGAGGTGTTGTTTGAATTGTTGAAAAAACAGAACTTGCTGATAACACAGGCCAGCTCAGAATGTATGGTTGCATGTAGCTCCGATGTCTTGCCAGTTTGTGTTCTTCTCCTCATGCTTCTTGGTGGGAAACAATTTTCTGAGGAGCTGATTGAAAGTGTAAGTGGTGTGGATGCAAAAGAATGCGAAGAGAAAAGTGAGGATCTCTTGGTGTTGTACACAGGTCTTATGGAGAAACTAAGTTATATTCTGGAATCTAAACTTAGTGGGAAGTTTAAATCCATGGTTGGAATTCTCCGCCAATGTTGCTGTCTTGATCCCCAGACACGTCCAGTTTTAACTGATCTGTGGAAATGCAACAGGGAGCTGATCATGAATCATAGATTAAGTTCTATGTTTGCATTGGAAAAGAAGAAACCAAGGAAAAGGAAAGAGTTTTGTTTGGTTCTAGGTGAATTATGCCGCCTGGTAGTAGTGGGATCCAAAGAACTAGAAGAAGACTTACCTGGAATGGAAAGTGGCGATGGAGCAGAGGAGGGCAAGCTTGACAAAGATTTTGTTGGGAGACTCTCAGAAGGTAAAATAAAATCTAAGGACCTGCGAGGACACCAAGACAGTGTCACAGGTTTAGCCGTCGGAG GTGGGTTTCTGTTCAGCTCTTCGCTTGATAAAAATATCCATGTATGGTCTCTTAAG GATTTCTCCCATGTGCATACATTTAAAGGTCACCAGGATAAAGTAACGGCTTTGATATACATCAAGGGAGTAGAAACAGTATGTGTCAGTGGCGATGGTGGAGGAGGTATATTTGTATGGAGCACAAGTTTCCCTCTGGAAGAACAGCCGCTAAGAAAGTGGTACGAGCCAAAAGACTGGCGATATTCTGGCATTCATGCGTTGGCATATTCAGAAGATGGGTATGTGTACAGTGGCAGTGGAGATAACACTATCAAAGCTTGGTCACTGCAA GATGGAAAGCTTGTTTGCACAATGACTGGTCACAAATCTGTAGTATCAACGCTTGTTGTGCTAAATGGAGTACTGTACAGTGGAAGTTGGGATGGAACCGTGCGGCTGTGGAGTCTAAGTGACCACAGTTTTTTGACGGTGTTGGGGGAAGAGACTCAAGGTATTGTAAAGTCTATTCTGTCTCTTGCTGCAGATGAAGGCACCTTAGTGGCAGCTTATCAAAACGGAGATATACAG ATATGGAGGGATGACACATCGATGAAGTCTATGCAAATACAAAGTAGTGCAATTCTCAGCGTTGCCCTGAATGGTAAATGGTTGTTCACTGGAGGTTGGGACAGAACTGTCAATATTCAG GAATTATCTGGGGATGAGATATCTTTAGAGTGTACTCACGTGGGATCGATCCCGGGTTCTTCAGTAGTCACATCTTTGTTATATTGGGAAGGCAAGCTCTTTGCAGGGTTTGCGGATAAAATCATCAAG GTATATTATAGTGGGCGTTAA
- the LOC103873005 gene encoding keratinocyte-associated protein 2, which translates to MAGVGTSMLGSVLLFTVVLSLQEVYRGKLASSELYTILGGFTSSLLFLFSLTFIGNLQESSGMKSGWGAVVFAEIIALVAASTVHRVCITTCFLFSAGLLYEMSKISGYMLGRAESKSKRH; encoded by the exons ATGGCGGGAGTTGGAACATCAATGCTTGGGTCTGTTCTCCTGTTTACAGTGGTGCTCTCGCTCCAAGAAGTGTACAGAGGGAAATTAGCTTCCTCTGAGCTGTACACGATCCTTGGAGGCTTCACTAGCTCCctcctctttctcttctctctcact TTCATTGGAAATCTCCAAGAGTCTTCTGGCATGAAGAGTGGCTGGGGTGCAG TGGTTTTTGCGGAAATCATAGCTCTTGTTGCCGCTAGCACGGTGCATCGAGTGTGCATTACGACCTG TTTCTTGTTCTCTGCTGGGCTGTTATACGAGATGAGCAAGATCTCAGGATACATGCTCGGCAGGGCTGAGTCCAAATCTAAAAGGCACTGA
- the LOC103873006 gene encoding auxilin-related protein 1 isoform X3: MDEFGVLTERYGIKPQGKSAPMAASKRSHNTPNWKSYASSSSSNKVSGNGDDIFFTSSSTTTTMNGASSGDFDVFGGMNNKNSKSSSSAHADDLFGAMPTAPNNDDDIFGSFSSSTNQYPPVDDLLAGFGALKSQTFNLNNSSASDELIPGFGFATSHSKTTASNFVDTDPFVVLESTMSGAHSSSGIFVDPLDAFAASVSSQGQKPSNNTTHSSTKLKPPPKPTQKVNRDELDDFAMGGTMRRSASASDAASKYREAQETKQFGVDDLDSFFSSGPRSSSVPKSRTATEAPRKPAVNVPKKTTNGVSSAKKPPAPAANLVDDFSALFGEDPPIFKEFEEIPGETEERRKARWDREQRTKSRVAQAVADMNNRDHQSRIEQEQRTRISETADAEIKRWATGKEGNMRALLSSLQIVLWPGCGWEAVSLTDLITSSAVKKVYRKATLYVHPDKVQQKGATLEQKYIAEKVFDILKEAWNKFNKEELS; the protein is encoded by the exons ATGGACGAGTTCGGTGTCCTTACGGAGCGCTATGGGATCAAGCCCCAAGGCAAATCTGCTCCAATGGCTGCCTCAAAGCGTTCTCACAACACTCCCAATTGGAAATCGTacgcttcatcttcttcttccaatAAGGTATCTGGTAACGGTGACGACATTTTCTTCACCTCGAGCTCGACTACTACTACCATGAACGGCGCGAGTTCTGGTGATTTCGATGTATTCGGTGGGATGAACAATAAGAATAGCAAGTCGTCATCTTCAGCGCATGCTGATGACTTGTTTGGTGCTATGCCCACCGCTCCCAATAATGATGATGATATTTTTGGATCATTCTCTTCCTCTACCAATCAATACCCTCCCGTTGATGATTTGTTGGCTGGATTTGGTGCTCTTAAATCCCAGACCTTCAACCTCAACAATTCATCCGCTTCTGATGAATTGATTCCTGGTTTTGGTTTTGCTACTTCTCACAG CAAGACTACGGCATCCAACTTTGTTGATACTGACCCTTTTGTGGTTCTGGAATCAACTATGTCCGGCGCACATTCTTCTTCCGGTATCTTCGTGGATCCACTGGATGCATTTGCTGCTTCCGTCAGCTCTCAGGGGCAAAAACCATCTAATAATACCACACATTCTTCTACAAAGCTCAAGCCTCCCCCTAAACCAACGCAAAAAGTGAACAGAG ACGAACTTGACGACTTTGCCATGGGTGGTACCATGCGCCGTAGTGCCTCGGCCTCTGACGCTGCTAGTAAATATAGAGAAGCTCAAGAGACTAAACAGTTTGGTGTTGATGACCTTGACTCCTTTTTCAGCTCTGGGCCTCGCTCCAGCAGTGTGCCCAAATCGCGGACAGCAACTGAA GCACCTCGCAAGCCAGCAGTCAACGTCCCAAAAAAGACGACTAATGGGGTTTCTAGTGCAAAGAAGCCTCCTGCTCCAGCAGCAAATCTGGTGGATGACTTTTCTGCGCTTTTTGGAG AGGATCCTCCTATATTTAAAGAATTTGAGGAAATCCCAGGGGAGACCGAAGAACGAAGAAAGGCCAGATGGGATCGTGAACAGAGAACAAAGAGCCGTGTG GCACAAGCTGTAGCTGATATGAACAACCGTGATCATCAATCTCGGATCGAACAAGAACAGAGAACT AGAATTTCTGAGACTGCTGATGCTGAGATAAAGCGTTGGGCAACTGGAAAAGAAGGAAACATGCGTGCCCTGTTATCTTCCTTGCAAATC GTACTCTGGCCTGGATGTGGTTGGGAGGCTGTTTCTCTAACAGATTTGATTACTTCTTCAGCAGTCAAGAAAGTCTATAGAAAGGCAACGCTGTATGTCCATCCCGATAAAGTTCAGCAGAAAGGAGCCACCCTTGAACAGAAATATATTGCCGAAAAGGTTTTCGACATTTTGAAG GAAGCCTGGAACAAGTTCAACAAAGAGGAGCTCTCGTAA
- the LOC103873006 gene encoding auxilin-related protein 2 isoform X2: MDEFGVLTERYGIKPQGKSAPMAASKRSHNTPNWKSYASSSSSNKVSGNGDDIFFTSSSTTTTMNGASSGDFDVFGGMNNKNSKSSSSAHADDLFGAMPTAPNNDDDIFGSFSSSTNQYPPVDDLLAGFGALKSQTFNLNNSSASDELIPGFGFATSHSKTTASNFVDTDPFVVLESTMSGAHSSSGIFVDPLDAFAASVSSQGQKPSNNTTHSSTKLKPPPKPTQKVNRVDELDDFAMGGTMRRSASASDAASKYREAQETKQFGVDDLDSFFSSGPRSSSVPKSRTATEAPRKPAVNVPKKTTNGVSSAKKPPAPAANLVDDFSALFGEDPPIFKEFEEIPGETEERRKARWDREQRTKSRVAQAVADMNNRDHQSRIEQEQRTRISETADAEIKRWATGKEGNMRALLSSLQIVLWPGCGWEAVSLTDLITSSAVKKVYRKATLYVHPDKVQQKGATLEQKYIAEKVFDILKEAWNKFNKEELS, encoded by the exons ATGGACGAGTTCGGTGTCCTTACGGAGCGCTATGGGATCAAGCCCCAAGGCAAATCTGCTCCAATGGCTGCCTCAAAGCGTTCTCACAACACTCCCAATTGGAAATCGTacgcttcatcttcttcttccaatAAGGTATCTGGTAACGGTGACGACATTTTCTTCACCTCGAGCTCGACTACTACTACCATGAACGGCGCGAGTTCTGGTGATTTCGATGTATTCGGTGGGATGAACAATAAGAATAGCAAGTCGTCATCTTCAGCGCATGCTGATGACTTGTTTGGTGCTATGCCCACCGCTCCCAATAATGATGATGATATTTTTGGATCATTCTCTTCCTCTACCAATCAATACCCTCCCGTTGATGATTTGTTGGCTGGATTTGGTGCTCTTAAATCCCAGACCTTCAACCTCAACAATTCATCCGCTTCTGATGAATTGATTCCTGGTTTTGGTTTTGCTACTTCTCACAG CAAGACTACGGCATCCAACTTTGTTGATACTGACCCTTTTGTGGTTCTGGAATCAACTATGTCCGGCGCACATTCTTCTTCCGGTATCTTCGTGGATCCACTGGATGCATTTGCTGCTTCCGTCAGCTCTCAGGGGCAAAAACCATCTAATAATACCACACATTCTTCTACAAAGCTCAAGCCTCCCCCTAAACCAACGCAAAAAGTGAACAGAG TAGACGAACTTGACGACTTTGCCATGGGTGGTACCATGCGCCGTAGTGCCTCGGCCTCTGACGCTGCTAGTAAATATAGAGAAGCTCAAGAGACTAAACAGTTTGGTGTTGATGACCTTGACTCCTTTTTCAGCTCTGGGCCTCGCTCCAGCAGTGTGCCCAAATCGCGGACAGCAACTGAA GCACCTCGCAAGCCAGCAGTCAACGTCCCAAAAAAGACGACTAATGGGGTTTCTAGTGCAAAGAAGCCTCCTGCTCCAGCAGCAAATCTGGTGGATGACTTTTCTGCGCTTTTTGGAG AGGATCCTCCTATATTTAAAGAATTTGAGGAAATCCCAGGGGAGACCGAAGAACGAAGAAAGGCCAGATGGGATCGTGAACAGAGAACAAAGAGCCGTGTG GCACAAGCTGTAGCTGATATGAACAACCGTGATCATCAATCTCGGATCGAACAAGAACAGAGAACT AGAATTTCTGAGACTGCTGATGCTGAGATAAAGCGTTGGGCAACTGGAAAAGAAGGAAACATGCGTGCCCTGTTATCTTCCTTGCAAATC GTACTCTGGCCTGGATGTGGTTGGGAGGCTGTTTCTCTAACAGATTTGATTACTTCTTCAGCAGTCAAGAAAGTCTATAGAAAGGCAACGCTGTATGTCCATCCCGATAAAGTTCAGCAGAAAGGAGCCACCCTTGAACAGAAATATATTGCCGAAAAGGTTTTCGACATTTTGAAG GAAGCCTGGAACAAGTTCAACAAAGAGGAGCTCTCGTAA
- the LOC103873006 gene encoding auxilin-related protein 1 isoform X1, producing MDEFGVLTERYGIKPQGKSAPMAASKRSHNTPNWKSYASSSSSNKVSGNGDDIFFTSSSTTTTMNGASSGDFDVFGGMNNKNSKSSSSAHADDLFGAMPTAPNNDDDIFGSFSSSTNQYPPVDDLLAGFGALKSQTFNLNNSSASDELIPGFGFATSHSKTTASNFVDTDPFVVLESTMSGAHSSSGIFVDPLDAFAASVSSQGQKPSNNTTHSSTKLKPPPKPTQKVNRAKSSVMSSVDELDDFAMGGTMRRSASASDAASKYREAQETKQFGVDDLDSFFSSGPRSSSVPKSRTATEAPRKPAVNVPKKTTNGVSSAKKPPAPAANLVDDFSALFGEDPPIFKEFEEIPGETEERRKARWDREQRTKSRVAQAVADMNNRDHQSRIEQEQRTRISETADAEIKRWATGKEGNMRALLSSLQIVLWPGCGWEAVSLTDLITSSAVKKVYRKATLYVHPDKVQQKGATLEQKYIAEKVFDILKEAWNKFNKEELS from the exons ATGGACGAGTTCGGTGTCCTTACGGAGCGCTATGGGATCAAGCCCCAAGGCAAATCTGCTCCAATGGCTGCCTCAAAGCGTTCTCACAACACTCCCAATTGGAAATCGTacgcttcatcttcttcttccaatAAGGTATCTGGTAACGGTGACGACATTTTCTTCACCTCGAGCTCGACTACTACTACCATGAACGGCGCGAGTTCTGGTGATTTCGATGTATTCGGTGGGATGAACAATAAGAATAGCAAGTCGTCATCTTCAGCGCATGCTGATGACTTGTTTGGTGCTATGCCCACCGCTCCCAATAATGATGATGATATTTTTGGATCATTCTCTTCCTCTACCAATCAATACCCTCCCGTTGATGATTTGTTGGCTGGATTTGGTGCTCTTAAATCCCAGACCTTCAACCTCAACAATTCATCCGCTTCTGATGAATTGATTCCTGGTTTTGGTTTTGCTACTTCTCACAG CAAGACTACGGCATCCAACTTTGTTGATACTGACCCTTTTGTGGTTCTGGAATCAACTATGTCCGGCGCACATTCTTCTTCCGGTATCTTCGTGGATCCACTGGATGCATTTGCTGCTTCCGTCAGCTCTCAGGGGCAAAAACCATCTAATAATACCACACATTCTTCTACAAAGCTCAAGCCTCCCCCTAAACCAACGCAAAAAGTGAACAGAG CTAAAAGTTCTGTGATGTCTTCAGTAGACGAACTTGACGACTTTGCCATGGGTGGTACCATGCGCCGTAGTGCCTCGGCCTCTGACGCTGCTAGTAAATATAGAGAAGCTCAAGAGACTAAACAGTTTGGTGTTGATGACCTTGACTCCTTTTTCAGCTCTGGGCCTCGCTCCAGCAGTGTGCCCAAATCGCGGACAGCAACTGAA GCACCTCGCAAGCCAGCAGTCAACGTCCCAAAAAAGACGACTAATGGGGTTTCTAGTGCAAAGAAGCCTCCTGCTCCAGCAGCAAATCTGGTGGATGACTTTTCTGCGCTTTTTGGAG AGGATCCTCCTATATTTAAAGAATTTGAGGAAATCCCAGGGGAGACCGAAGAACGAAGAAAGGCCAGATGGGATCGTGAACAGAGAACAAAGAGCCGTGTG GCACAAGCTGTAGCTGATATGAACAACCGTGATCATCAATCTCGGATCGAACAAGAACAGAGAACT AGAATTTCTGAGACTGCTGATGCTGAGATAAAGCGTTGGGCAACTGGAAAAGAAGGAAACATGCGTGCCCTGTTATCTTCCTTGCAAATC GTACTCTGGCCTGGATGTGGTTGGGAGGCTGTTTCTCTAACAGATTTGATTACTTCTTCAGCAGTCAAGAAAGTCTATAGAAAGGCAACGCTGTATGTCCATCCCGATAAAGTTCAGCAGAAAGGAGCCACCCTTGAACAGAAATATATTGCCGAAAAGGTTTTCGACATTTTGAAG GAAGCCTGGAACAAGTTCAACAAAGAGGAGCTCTCGTAA